From the uncultured Methanobrevibacter sp. genome, one window contains:
- a CDS encoding ArsA family ATPase, which translates to MAFKDYFKFNKDKTTFIFIGGKGGVGKTSVSSATALWLAEQGKKTLIVSTDPAHSLSDSLEVPIGNYPREIKTNLFAVEIDPDVAMAQKQAQLEAEKAANPDDSGGLLGMDFLADQLDMASSSPGADEAAAFEMFMAVMNSDEYDVVVFDTAPTGHTLRLLSFPEVMDSWVGKMMMLKAKLGGATNALKKIMPFMDSVDDPQTSEDLKRTKEQIDKAKEVLSDPNRTTFKMVVIPEEMSIYESERALEALGKHDITVDSVIVNQVMPDICDCEFCHSRHKLQQKRLALIDQKFPNQHVAEVPLFKDEVKGQEKLLKLAHILYDDEDNDEVTQEAIQL; encoded by the coding sequence TTGGCATTTAAAGATTATTTTAAATTCAATAAAGATAAAACAACATTTATTTTCATTGGTGGAAAAGGAGGAGTTGGAAAAACTTCTGTATCTTCTGCTACTGCATTATGGTTGGCTGAACAAGGTAAAAAAACTTTAATTGTTTCTACTGACCCTGCACATTCACTTTCTGATTCACTTGAAGTTCCTATCGGCAACTATCCTCGTGAAATCAAAACAAATTTATTTGCAGTTGAAATCGATCCGGATGTGGCTATGGCTCAAAAACAAGCACAGCTAGAAGCTGAAAAAGCTGCAAATCCTGATGATTCCGGAGGACTTTTAGGCATGGACTTTTTAGCTGACCAATTGGATATGGCATCATCTTCACCTGGTGCTGATGAAGCTGCCGCATTTGAAATGTTCATGGCTGTAATGAATTCTGATGAATATGATGTTGTTGTTTTTGATACAGCACCAACTGGCCACACTTTGAGATTGCTGTCCTTCCCTGAAGTAATGGATTCATGGGTGGGTAAAATGATGATGCTTAAAGCAAAATTAGGTGGAGCAACTAATGCCTTAAAGAAAATCATGCCGTTTATGGATTCAGTTGATGATCCTCAAACTTCTGAAGACTTAAAAAGAACTAAAGAACAAATTGACAAAGCAAAAGAAGTATTATCTGACCCTAACAGAACAACCTTTAAAATGGTTGTAATTCCTGAAGAAATGTCAATTTATGAATCTGAAAGAGCTCTTGAAGCACTGGGCAAACATGATATCACTGTGGACAGCGTTATTGTAAATCAGGTAATGCCTGATATATGTGATTGCGAGTTCTGTCATTCAAGACATAAATTACAGCAAAAGCGTTTAGCTTTAATCGACCAAAAATTCCCAAACCAGCACGTTGCTGAAGTTCCTTTATTTAAGGATGAAGTTAAAGGTCAGGAAAAATTATTAAAATTAGCTCACATCTTATATGATGATGAGGACAACGATGAAGTTACTCAGGAAGCTATTCAGCTTTAA
- a CDS encoding carboxypeptidase-like regulatory domain-containing protein, with product MNKKINAICFIFLLLFLITAVSAADNRNETSQIISQPDPQEDLCKVNVESSNELKAINDEKISAASTAPKADAAKKKITISAPNVNMYYKDGSKFSATLKYQKKVISNAKIKIQINGETYTKTTDKTGKVSLNLNLKSGKYTVLTSCSGNSEFQSASAKSTVTIKSTIKASDFTKYYKNTASYTATFYDKKGKVVKDTSIKFKLNSKTYSVKTNKKGAAKLAVDLKPGTYSISLTNSKTSETITKTVTIKSLIVTDDLTVSENKKARFNVKILDSSGKASAKQKVTIKAAGKTYTKTTNSKGTASIELSLNPGEYTVTTQYTNLKSTNKITVNELIKTSRFTHRILIPDYVNVTTTHVFENSVYTLKSGLYGIIKMPKNEIFTIEINGKSHLFSNVKFDGVTSTIIGYKYHLIPFDGSPVISDTKRNNLKGNGIIISKTKGFTQIDYQSSTKGNVELFGFYADKGLQNSETFTYLQNDKITARVNVMTQNFDEMGLKYSLSKFYQKTIYDFNYKSYDEITNHNTNSIKFVNSNTPVTFTYFGNSIEGRIPKEDIITKFTVNGREELEKRETISYGLAEKYRKSIGFEVLQAYSIITGKITPNILKNWEDSKKLYLDRFGVMNAYGMHLISLETTWLADKLADEYSSKFDVTWKRGHAVTILGGINLEDTYLNILNADMGMDVKGNEENITLFRLINSLQLPNIEEYCLDSISERYYDFVTNSQDNIFIAMNNNKSSMAQIGEMMYILAEDGSNSAIIVNTTSGVASVIYSHNDATYKGSSISTNCDCCSIVQIPEYIIGGVNSALNLFTQAKNKVGDFLDKIHPMSKMAYKVLSNIGGKVLTGVTKVGLGMISTMVFIQQTGSDARNEFIDEKDWHTIMDTITLTRPGYQQNRKIYNIPNSKGGYDYIEVEINNDMTLNRNNALYISEGQTRKLSKDETYRYFTDESWTPFNVPSKYWDSSWRR from the coding sequence ATGAATAAAAAAATAAACGCCATATGTTTCATTTTCTTACTTCTGTTTTTAATTACGGCAGTATCTGCTGCGGATAATAGAAATGAAACATCACAAATTATATCACAACCTGATCCTCAAGAGGATTTATGTAAAGTTAATGTAGAAAGCAGCAACGAACTGAAGGCAATTAATGACGAGAAAATAAGTGCAGCGTCCACAGCTCCAAAAGCTGATGCGGCAAAGAAAAAGATTACGATAAGTGCTCCAAATGTGAATATGTACTATAAGGACGGAAGCAAATTTAGTGCAACTTTAAAATATCAAAAAAAGGTAATTTCAAACGCAAAAATTAAAATTCAAATCAACGGAGAGACATATACAAAAACTACGGACAAAACGGGAAAGGTTTCTTTAAATCTCAATTTAAAAAGTGGAAAATATACTGTTTTAACAAGCTGTAGCGGAAACAGTGAATTCCAGTCTGCAAGCGCTAAAAGCACAGTAACAATCAAAAGTACCATAAAAGCCAGTGATTTTACAAAATACTACAAAAATACAGCATCCTACACGGCCACCTTTTATGATAAAAAGGGAAAGGTAGTGAAAGACACTTCAATAAAGTTTAAATTAAACAGCAAAACATATTCTGTAAAAACAAACAAGAAAGGTGCTGCAAAACTTGCAGTTGATTTAAAGCCCGGAACATATAGCATTTCACTGACAAATTCAAAGACTTCAGAGACAATTACAAAAACAGTTACAATAAAATCTCTGATTGTCACAGATGACCTCACAGTCAGTGAAAACAAAAAGGCCAGATTCAATGTGAAAATTCTTGACAGCAGCGGAAAAGCGTCAGCCAAGCAGAAAGTAACAATAAAGGCAGCCGGCAAAACTTATACAAAAACAACAAACAGCAAAGGAACAGCATCAATTGAATTAAGTTTGAATCCTGGAGAATACACAGTAACAACCCAATATACAAATCTAAAATCAACCAATAAGATAACAGTAAACGAACTAATAAAAACATCCAGATTCACACATAGAATATTAATTCCGGACTATGTTAATGTGACAACCACCCATGTCTTTGAAAATTCCGTATACACTCTTAAAAGCGGACTGTACGGCATAATAAAAATGCCGAAAAACGAGATTTTCACAATTGAAATCAACGGCAAAAGCCATCTTTTTTCAAACGTTAAATTTGACGGAGTGACATCAACAATTATCGGATACAAATACCATCTCATACCCTTTGACGGAAGTCCCGTGATAAGCGACACAAAGAGAAACAATTTAAAGGGCAACGGAATAATAATTTCAAAAACAAAAGGGTTTACACAAATCGACTATCAGTCCAGCACCAAAGGGAATGTTGAATTATTCGGATTTTATGCAGATAAAGGCCTTCAAAACAGTGAAACATTTACATATTTGCAAAATGACAAAATAACCGCTCGCGTTAATGTAATGACACAAAATTTTGATGAGATGGGATTGAAATATAGCCTGTCAAAATTCTACCAGAAGACAATATATGATTTTAACTATAAAAGCTATGATGAAATTACAAACCACAATACGAATTCCATAAAATTTGTAAATTCAAATACGCCGGTTACATTTACATATTTTGGAAACAGCATTGAAGGACGCATTCCAAAAGAAGACATAATTACCAAATTCACTGTCAACGGCAGGGAAGAACTTGAAAAAAGAGAAACAATAAGCTATGGATTAGCTGAAAAATATCGAAAAAGCATAGGTTTCGAGGTTTTACAGGCCTACAGCATCATTACCGGGAAAATTACTCCAAACATCCTGAAGAATTGGGAAGACAGCAAAAAACTTTACTTGGACAGATTTGGAGTGATGAATGCTTATGGAATGCATCTGATTTCACTTGAGACTACATGGCTTGCAGACAAACTAGCCGATGAATATTCTTCCAAATTTGACGTGACTTGGAAAAGAGGGCACGCAGTGACCATACTTGGGGGAATTAATCTTGAAGATACATATTTGAATATTTTAAATGCAGATATGGGAATGGACGTTAAAGGAAATGAGGAAAACATTACTTTATTCAGGCTTATAAATTCACTTCAGCTGCCAAATATTGAGGAGTACTGTCTGGATTCGATTTCTGAGAGATATTATGATTTCGTTACAAACTCACAGGACAATATTTTCATAGCCATGAACAACAACAAAAGCAGCATGGCGCAGATAGGCGAAATGATGTATATACTGGCAGAAGACGGAAGCAACTCAGCCATCATCGTCAACACAACCAGCGGTGTTGCAAGTGTTATCTATTCCCACAACGATGCAACATATAAGGGATCATCAATATCAACGAATTGTGACTGCTGCAGCATTGTACAAATACCCGAATATATCATAGGCGGAGTCAACAGTGCTTTGAATCTATTTACACAGGCAAAAAATAAGGTAGGTGATTTTTTAGACAAAATCCATCCCATGAGCAAAATGGCATACAAAGTTTTATCAAATATCGGTGGCAAAGTACTAACTGGCGTTACAAAAGTAGGTTTAGGAATGATATCCACAATGGTTTTCATACAGCAAACCGGATCGGATGCGAGAAACGAATTTATTGATGAAAAAGATTGGCATACTATCATGGACACAATTACTTTAACCAGACCGGGTTATCAGCAGAACCGTAAAATCTACAATATTCCAAACAGCAAAGGCGGATACGATTATATAGAAGTCGAAATCAACAACGATATGACCCTGAACAGGAATAATGCATTATATATCAGCGAAGGCCAAACACGGAAATTATCAAAAGATGAAACCTACAGATATTTCACTGACGAATCATGGACCCCATTCAACGTGCCTTCGAAATATTGGGACAGCAGCTGGAGGCGGTGA
- a CDS encoding cobalt-precorrin-7 (C(5))-methyltransferase: MDGKIYIIGIGPGASEYLTKKAIDTVKASDYTVGSTRAIDLFDDVQNTIAFNVKELINTLKKGVQLACDGNTVSILSTGDPGFSGVLNTVLRLSGELNFPKENIEVIPGISSLQLAAARCHIQWDNANVMTFHGRENIEDILPVINNGKVTIALPSRKVKDMAQFLIDNGVEADRKVVVCERLSYPDERIVESTLKEIASSEFTYMCIIVIY, translated from the coding sequence ATGGATGGTAAAATTTATATTATTGGAATCGGACCCGGCGCAAGTGAATATCTGACTAAAAAAGCGATTGATACTGTTAAAGCAAGTGACTACACCGTTGGAAGCACACGTGCAATTGATCTGTTTGATGATGTGCAAAATACAATCGCATTCAATGTAAAGGAACTGATAAACACCCTGAAAAAAGGAGTCCAGCTGGCATGTGACGGAAATACCGTGTCAATTTTATCAACTGGAGACCCCGGTTTTTCAGGAGTTTTAAATACTGTTTTAAGATTATCAGGTGAATTAAACTTTCCTAAAGAAAATATTGAAGTCATACCAGGAATCAGCTCCCTTCAGCTTGCGGCTGCAAGATGCCATATCCAATGGGACAATGCAAATGTAATGACCTTCCACGGAAGGGAAAACATTGAAGACATCCTGCCAGTCATAAACAATGGAAAAGTGACAATAGCACTTCCTTCAAGAAAGGTAAAGGACATGGCCCAATTCCTTATTGACAATGGCGTTGAAGCAGACAGGAAAGTTGTAGTCTGTGAAAGGCTGAGTTACCCGGATGAGAGAATTGTTGAGTCCACCCTGAAAGAGATTGCTTCAAGTGAATTTACCTATATGTGCATAATTGTCATATATTAG
- a CDS encoding helix-turn-helix domain-containing protein encodes MEGKIVCPVDRTLNLINKKWMVQIIRDMFFGKKHFKEFKEDKPDLSNKVLSNCLKELEKNGLIEKQVLNISPITTEYYLTEYGKSLNKIIYELAMFTLQNDKDHSYSDETRDALKESFKETLEIDD; translated from the coding sequence ATGGAAGGGAAAATTGTATGTCCTGTCGACAGAACCTTGAATTTAATCAACAAGAAATGGATGGTTCAAATTATCAGAGACATGTTTTTTGGAAAAAAGCACTTTAAGGAATTTAAAGAAGACAAGCCTGATTTGAGCAATAAAGTTTTATCAAATTGCTTAAAAGAACTTGAAAAGAACGGACTGATTGAAAAACAGGTTTTAAATATAAGTCCCATAACTACAGAATATTATTTAACTGAATACGGCAAATCCCTCAATAAAATCATCTACGAACTCGCCATGTTTACACTACAGAATGATAAAGACCATAGTTACTCCGACGAGACACGTGATGCCCTGAAAGAATCATTTAAAGAAACTTTAGAGATTGATGATTAA
- a CDS encoding protein-ADP-ribose hydrolase, with product MNREEQLDYLINYLIDERDELIDIPENYQDKRNLLRALMNIRMPCEVSDEFLKIQDDFLTAETLSKDLTSADDIEDVNGKIMLWQGDIVTLKVDAIVNAANSKLLGCFIPMHNCIDNVIHSAAGLQLRQDCDEIMQVQGHDEATGKAKITKAYNLPSKYVIHTVGPAIPQGKKPSKKDCDALKGCYQSCLEIASEYKLKSLAFCGISTGVFNFPQDLAAQIATKTVEEYLKSNETTLKHVIFNVFSQDAYLTYKKLLFGD from the coding sequence ATGAATAGGGAAGAACAATTGGATTATTTGATTAATTACCTGATAGATGAACGTGATGAGCTGATTGACATTCCGGAAAATTATCAGGATAAAAGAAATTTGCTTCGCGCACTGATGAATATAAGAATGCCTTGTGAAGTTTCTGATGAATTTTTAAAAATTCAGGATGATTTTTTAACCGCCGAGACATTAAGCAAAGACTTGACGTCAGCTGATGATATTGAGGATGTAAATGGTAAGATAATGCTTTGGCAGGGTGATATTGTTACTTTAAAGGTTGATGCAATTGTCAATGCGGCAAATTCAAAGCTATTGGGATGTTTTATACCGATGCATAACTGCATTGACAATGTAATCCATTCTGCTGCAGGTCTGCAGTTAAGACAGGACTGCGATGAAATTATGCAGGTGCAGGGTCATGATGAAGCTACAGGCAAGGCCAAAATCACAAAGGCATATAATCTGCCTTCAAAATATGTGATTCACACTGTGGGTCCTGCAATTCCTCAAGGCAAAAAACCATCTAAAAAGGATTGCGATGCCCTAAAAGGTTGCTATCAGTCATGTCTGGAGATTGCCAGTGAATATAAATTGAAATCATTGGCCTTTTGCGGAATTTCAACTGGAGTGTTTAATTTTCCACAGGATTTGGCAGCTCAAATCGCAACAAAAACTGTAGAAGAATATTTAAAATCAAATGAAACTACCTTAAAACATGTAATTTTTAATGTATTTTCACAAGACGCATATTTAACTTATAAAAAATTATTATTTGGAGATTAA
- a CDS encoding phage holin family protein codes for MIKNRIISSLRTIITTGLIFISNVVTIYAVDYISTDFTVGPWYNAVIIVIAIAIANALLWPLFRRFLMKIIIFTFGVGSILLNGFVFYIVTYFIPGAHAGFYGIFQAPIMMAVVTTFVTNITHTNYYDSYIKNILNYALKQKTPSQKVSSGLIMIEIDGLSINTLKKAISKGVMPNLEKWMDEKTHTLKEWETDLSSQTGASQAGILHGNNKDIVAYRWVEKENDNKIIVSGKLSDAPKIEKVISNGKGLLTNGISITNMFSGDSKIHTLTSSKLRGFTYVHNNTLNTVFLDAYHFQRVFVLFLWDMLLEIKSQIANYVKKKHPRLRRTIVYAAVRAGANVVLREVTTDVLISEILKGDIDSAYATYMGYDEIAHHSGVQDNDVWGALKNIDLQFSIIKSAIEMSDRDYQIVVLSDHGQSNGATFKQRYGITLGNYVRRFLPDDMKVFKNEYNIDHFRDAVIPENKQIRNIKNKFGNISDDLFEDRKSLQDIKENIDNMKPAIIFENEKYEKLKKSYSNSLDYIKGHESIEISTKKAKNSELIVLGSGNLGLIYLTQWKERLNYEEIVMLFPDLIPGLVKHSGIGFILVNSIANGGMVIGQNGIYYLDSDRVVGENPLKGFGKNAPKHLKRQNSFKNMPDIMVNSFYDEKHNEVCAFEELIGSHGGLGGDQTRPFILYPSQWQDPGELVGAESIYRFLKKEEEILNS; via the coding sequence ATGATTAAAAATCGGATAATTTCTTCCCTAAGGACAATAATTACTACCGGATTAATATTCATATCAAATGTTGTCACCATATATGCAGTGGACTATATCAGTACGGACTTTACAGTTGGTCCATGGTATAATGCAGTAATAATTGTAATAGCAATAGCTATAGCCAACGCACTATTATGGCCACTATTCAGACGATTTTTAATGAAGATTATCATTTTTACGTTCGGAGTCGGTTCAATTTTATTAAACGGATTTGTTTTTTATATTGTGACATATTTTATTCCCGGAGCACATGCCGGATTTTACGGAATTTTCCAGGCCCCTATAATGATGGCAGTAGTCACCACATTCGTTACAAACATCACACACACCAACTATTATGACAGCTACATTAAAAATATTTTAAACTATGCATTAAAACAAAAAACACCCAGCCAAAAAGTTTCATCAGGACTTATAATGATTGAAATAGATGGTCTTTCCATAAATACTCTAAAAAAAGCGATTTCAAAAGGAGTCATGCCGAATCTTGAAAAGTGGATGGATGAAAAAACACATACTCTTAAAGAATGGGAAACCGATTTGTCCTCTCAAACCGGAGCCAGTCAGGCAGGAATACTGCACGGCAACAATAAGGATATTGTAGCATACAGATGGGTTGAAAAGGAAAATGACAATAAAATTATCGTTTCAGGAAAATTAAGTGATGCACCGAAAATTGAAAAGGTTATAAGCAATGGCAAAGGTTTACTTACGAATGGAATCAGCATTACTAACATGTTTTCAGGAGACAGTAAAATCCACACATTAACATCATCAAAATTAAGAGGATTTACCTACGTACACAATAATACATTAAATACAGTATTTTTGGATGCCTATCACTTTCAAAGAGTATTTGTGCTGTTTTTATGGGACATGCTTCTGGAAATCAAATCTCAAATAGCCAATTATGTGAAAAAAAAGCATCCCCGCCTTAGAAGAACAATTGTTTATGCAGCCGTCAGAGCGGGAGCTAATGTGGTTTTAAGAGAAGTTACAACAGATGTTTTAATAAGTGAAATACTGAAAGGAGATATTGACAGCGCATATGCAACCTATATGGGTTATGACGAAATAGCTCATCACTCAGGAGTTCAGGACAATGACGTTTGGGGAGCTTTAAAAAACATCGATTTGCAGTTTTCAATCATCAAATCCGCAATAGAAATGAGTGACAGAGATTATCAGATTGTTGTTTTATCAGACCATGGCCAGTCAAATGGAGCCACATTCAAACAAAGATACGGAATTACACTAGGAAACTATGTGAGAAGATTCCTTCCTGACGATATGAAGGTATTTAAAAATGAATATAATATTGACCACTTTAGAGATGCAGTAATTCCTGAAAATAAACAAATAAGAAACATTAAAAATAAATTTGGAAATATTTCTGATGATTTATTTGAAGATAGAAAATCACTGCAGGACATTAAAGAAAATATTGACAATATGAAGCCTGCAATTATTTTTGAAAATGAAAAATACGAAAAACTGAAAAAAAGTTATTCCAACAGCCTGGATTATATTAAAGGCCATGAAAGTATTGAAATAAGTACAAAAAAAGCAAAGAATTCTGAATTAATTGTTTTAGGTTCTGGAAACCTGGGCCTTATTTATCTTACACAATGGAAAGAACGCCTGAACTATGAGGAAATTGTAATGCTCTTTCCTGATTTGATTCCGGGTCTTGTAAAACATTCAGGAATCGGATTTATTTTGGTCAATTCAATAGCAAACGGAGGAATGGTTATAGGGCAAAATGGAATTTATTATTTGGACAGTGACAGAGTGGTAGGTGAAAATCCTCTTAAAGGCTTTGGAAAAAATGCCCCTAAACATCTCAAACGCCAGAATTCATTTAAAAATATGCCGGATATCATGGTCAACAGTTTTTATGATGAAAAACATAATGAAGTGTGTGCATTTGAAGAACTGATTGGATCACACGGCGGTCTTGGAGGAGACCAGACCCGACCGTTTATATTATATCCTTCACAGTGGCAGGACCCCGGCGAACTTGTCGGTGCAGAATCCATTTACAGATTCCTTAAAAAAGAGGAAGAAATCCTAAATTCTTGA